A single window of Syntrophus aciditrophicus SB DNA harbors:
- a CDS encoding LEA type 2 family protein — MRRKFVSVCFLWVVFFAVFVSGCASLMWMGEKPRVDIVNIIPTEMRLMEQTFMMELRIQNPTETDLVINGLFFDLEINGQPFARGVSNQSFKVERLSTKIVKMEAYTGLTSILRQLSELRKGNYDTGFRYRLKGGLYSGSPSIRIPFDETGEFK; from the coding sequence ATGCGACGGAAATTTGTTTCAGTTTGTTTTTTATGGGTCGTGTTCTTTGCGGTTTTTGTGTCCGGATGCGCTTCGCTCATGTGGATGGGGGAGAAGCCGCGCGTTGATATCGTGAACATCATTCCCACGGAGATGCGGCTCATGGAGCAGACTTTTATGATGGAGCTGCGTATCCAGAATCCCACGGAGACGGACCTGGTCATCAACGGGCTTTTCTTCGATCTCGAGATCAACGGGCAACCCTTTGCCAGGGGGGTCTCCAATCAAAGCTTCAAGGTGGAGCGCCTGAGCACGAAGATTGTCAAAATGGAGGCTTACACTGGACTCACCAGTATCCTCCGGCAGCTTTCGGAGTTAAGAAAAGGAAACTACGACACAGGATTCAGGTACAGGCTGAAGGGCGGCCTTTATTCGGGATCCCCCTCCATCCGTATCCCCTTCGACGAAACGGGTGAATTTAAATGA
- a CDS encoding murein transglycosylase A, protein MKAKIFLTIALVLVIFSVGCQKPRILALPHEPQKQAPSKQPPLEPQEQISPKELPPEPRKEISSRDLPAEPQKLNYSKQLPPGELSLRKITDPADIPDFTGACEDLSNLEAAINNSLNYLSKPSSRQFFPYGDIQHKQAEDSLKAFAGLIASGYRGAQLNALIREQFDVYTSVGCDDLGTVLFTGYYTPTFEGSTDPAGRFKYPLYSQPDDLVKSPDGVTLGRRTVNGIVPYPQRAEIESSGMLKGREIMWLDDPFEAYIAHVQGSARIRQPDGSFVGIGYAANNGHVYVSVAQKLVDDGKISRDQMNLSSMIAYFKAHPEKVAEYTGINPRFVFFRITDGIPRGSINEPVTALRTIATDKSIYPRACLAFISTILPRANGNVVAQEPYQGFALDQDTGGAIRAPGRCDIYMGQGDTAGRLAGQTYKEGRLYYLFIKPEYQGAVSDEPPAAE, encoded by the coding sequence GTGAAGGCAAAAATTTTTCTGACAATCGCGTTGGTCCTGGTCATATTTTCAGTCGGGTGTCAAAAACCCAGAATCCTGGCACTGCCGCATGAACCTCAAAAACAGGCGCCCTCAAAGCAGCCGCCCCTGGAACCTCAGGAACAGATATCCCCAAAAGAGTTGCCACCGGAGCCTCGAAAAGAGATATCCTCAAGAGATCTGCCGGCGGAGCCTCAAAAGCTGAATTACTCAAAGCAACTGCCTCCGGGGGAACTTTCCCTGCGGAAAATAACCGACCCTGCCGATATACCGGACTTTACCGGGGCCTGTGAGGACCTGTCCAATCTGGAGGCGGCCATTAACAACAGTCTGAACTATCTCAGCAAACCCTCAAGCAGACAGTTTTTCCCCTACGGCGATATTCAGCACAAACAGGCGGAGGACAGCCTGAAGGCATTTGCCGGGCTGATCGCTTCCGGTTACAGAGGCGCGCAGCTCAACGCCCTCATCCGGGAACAGTTCGATGTCTATACTTCTGTCGGCTGTGATGACCTGGGAACCGTGCTCTTTACCGGCTACTACACTCCGACATTTGAAGGCTCCACAGACCCTGCCGGGCGCTTTAAGTATCCCTTGTACAGTCAGCCCGATGATCTCGTGAAAAGTCCGGACGGCGTCACCCTCGGCAGACGCACGGTCAACGGCATTGTTCCGTATCCGCAGCGTGCCGAGATCGAAAGCTCCGGGATGTTGAAGGGCAGGGAAATCATGTGGCTTGATGATCCCTTCGAGGCCTATATCGCCCATGTACAGGGCTCGGCCAGGATACGGCAGCCCGACGGTTCGTTCGTCGGAATCGGTTACGCCGCAAATAACGGACATGTGTATGTAAGCGTCGCCCAGAAGCTGGTCGATGATGGAAAGATATCGAGAGACCAGATGAATCTATCCTCGATGATTGCGTACTTCAAGGCCCACCCGGAAAAGGTGGCGGAATATACCGGAATTAATCCCCGCTTTGTCTTCTTCCGAATCACAGACGGTATACCGAGGGGATCGATCAATGAACCGGTGACGGCTTTGCGCACCATAGCCACCGACAAATCGATCTATCCCCGGGCGTGTCTGGCCTTTATATCCACTATCCTGCCACGGGCGAACGGCAATGTGGTGGCTCAGGAGCCGTATCAGGGGTTTGCACTGGATCAGGATACCGGTGGCGCTATCCGTGCGCCAGGCAGGTGCGACATCTATATGGGGCAAGGCGATACTGCCGGAAGGCTGGCAGGGCAGACCTATAAGGAAGGCCGGTTGTATTATCTGTTTATAAAGCCCGAATATCAGGGTGCCGTTTCGGATGAACCGCCCGCGGCGGAATAG
- a CDS encoding outer membrane protein has protein sequence MKRICRIVAMFCSAVFLLAPFASRAWAEDAGPFYAGILSSYVIATDLRSEGAVFPEEVKIDKSWALGAKKGYVVPAARWLGAEVEYAFLEKHDIDEPEADFRDKTHNVMANFLLRYPRGRIYPFAGVGIGFSWAEINANVLEESDNALAWQLITGINYEILPNWSADLAYRYLNSRYENENVDAKDENHAIVLGVNYHF, from the coding sequence ATGAAGAGAATTTGCAGAATTGTGGCGATGTTCTGCTCGGCGGTATTTCTTCTTGCCCCCTTCGCATCCAGGGCGTGGGCCGAAGATGCCGGGCCATTTTATGCGGGCATCCTCAGCAGCTATGTTATTGCCACTGATCTCCGGTCGGAAGGAGCCGTTTTTCCTGAAGAGGTCAAGATCGATAAAAGCTGGGCTCTCGGGGCTAAAAAAGGTTATGTTGTTCCTGCTGCCCGGTGGCTGGGTGCCGAAGTGGAGTATGCTTTTCTGGAAAAGCACGATATCGATGAGCCGGAAGCCGATTTCAGGGACAAGACGCACAACGTGATGGCCAACTTTCTGCTGAGATATCCCAGGGGGCGGATTTATCCTTTTGCGGGGGTCGGCATCGGCTTTTCATGGGCTGAAATCAATGCAAACGTACTTGAAGAATCAGATAACGCCCTTGCATGGCAGCTTATAACCGGAATAAATTATGAAATACTGCCGAACTGGTCGGCCGATCTCGCCTATCGGTATTTAAACAGCAGATATGAGAACGAAAATGTTGACGCTAAAGATGAAAACCATGCAATCGTGTTAGGCGTCAATTACCATTTCTAA